The following proteins are encoded in a genomic region of Spirochaetota bacterium:
- a CDS encoding TFIIB-type zinc finger domain-containing protein, with protein MKDIKPLLCRQCGSHDMRLQEGKYVCHYCGTIHYDSGARRITGSVAAYIKKNKIIAVISAMAFFLVIAGYAMFVVTGPGSPEGHNGNRSDVPVEKSGEPAEAGQDAIEPEKKVSAEFTGISPLPDSIGNIYFVGIYANTGETPVLPKAEIALHNAKGEKVAVGTGYGIRGYLLPGEKIPISVLIQRAPAYSSVKSIGAAEAPSYYQQRPKLSFSRLKMSSPAHRYDYYRASGMVKNASGKNAQYVQVAVTAYDDSGRIIGYTTGFLGQTVLGNGEDAPFSVEFHIMKGKPARFAVEYSASVYKPRNK; from the coding sequence ATGAAAGATATTAAGCCCCTTCTCTGCCGTCAGTGCGGCAGCCACGATATGAGGCTGCAAGAGGGAAAGTATGTCTGTCATTACTGCGGCACAATCCATTATGACTCGGGCGCGCGGAGGATTACCGGTTCCGTGGCCGCCTATATTAAAAAGAATAAAATCATCGCTGTCATATCGGCTATGGCGTTTTTCCTGGTCATAGCCGGGTATGCCATGTTTGTTGTTACGGGGCCCGGATCTCCGGAAGGCCATAACGGGAACAGAAGCGATGTTCCAGTCGAAAAATCGGGCGAGCCTGCCGAGGCCGGACAGGATGCCATTGAACCGGAAAAGAAGGTCAGCGCCGAATTCACGGGGATCAGCCCCCTCCCTGATTCCATCGGCAACATCTATTTTGTGGGCATCTATGCCAATACAGGCGAGACCCCGGTGCTCCCGAAAGCCGAGATCGCCCTGCACAACGCGAAAGGAGAGAAGGTCGCAGTGGGCACTGGCTACGGCATCCGCGGTTATCTCCTGCCGGGGGAGAAAATTCCGATCTCCGTCTTGATTCAGAGGGCGCCGGCATACTCCTCGGTCAAGTCCATCGGCGCAGCGGAGGCGCCGTCCTATTATCAGCAGCGGCCGAAGCTTTCTTTCTCCAGGCTGAAGATGAGCAGTCCGGCTCACCGTTATGATTATTACAGGGCCTCGGGGATGGTTAAAAACGCTTCCGGAAAGAACGCGCAGTATGTTCAGGTGGCGGTCACCGCTTATGATGATAGCGGAAGGATAATCGGCTATACCACCGGTTTCCTGGGCCAAACCGTCCTCGGCAACGGCGAAGATGCTCCCTTTAGCGTTGAGTTTCATATCATGAAAGGAAAGCCCGCCCGCTTCGCGGTTGAATACAGCGCTTCGGTGTATAAGCCCCGTAATAAATGA